One part of the Sus scrofa isolate TJ Tabasco breed Duroc chromosome 8, Sscrofa11.1, whole genome shotgun sequence genome encodes these proteins:
- the C8H4orf33 gene encoding UPF0462 protein C4orf33 homolog translates to MDFKIEHTWDSFPVKHEPVFVRLNPGDRGVMMEVSAPFFNDPPAPLGEPGKPFNELWDYEVVEAFFLNDMTEQYLEVELCPHGQHLVLLLSGRRNVWKQELDLSFKVYRGETKWEGRAYLPWSYFPPNVTKFNSFAIHGSKDKRSYEALYPVPQHEIQQGQKPDFHRLEYFKPFSFNVLLGEEWKQPESDLWLTEKPDV, encoded by the exons ATGGATTTTAAAATTGAACACACTTGGGATAGTTTTCCAGTGAAGCATGAGCCAGTGTTTGTCAGGCTGAATCCAGGTGACAGAGGAGTGATGATGGAAGTTAGTGCTCCATTTTTCAATGATCCTCCAGCCCCGCTAGGAGAACCGGGAAAACCTTTCAATGAACTGTGGGATTATGAAG tTGTGGAAGCATTTTTCTTGAATGACATGACTGAACAGTATTTAGAAGTTGAACTTTGTCc cCATGGACAGCATTTGGTGCTTTTACTCTCTGGAAGAAGAAATGTGTggaaa CAAGAACTTGATCTATCATTCAAAGTGTACAGAGGAGAGACAAAATGGGAAGGCAGAGCTTATCTTCCTTGGAGTTATTTTCCACCAAATGTGACAAAATTCAATTCATTTGCAATTCATGgatcaaaagataaaagaagctATGAGGCTCTTTACCCAGTACCTCAACATGAAATACAGCAAGGACAAAAACCTGATTT cCATCGTCTGGAATACTTCAAGCCTTTCAGTTTTAATGTACTGCTTGGAGAAGAGTGGAAACAACCAGAATCGGACCTGTGGCTAACAGAGAAACCTGATGTATAG